A region from the Kribbella shirazensis genome encodes:
- a CDS encoding M6 family metalloprotease domain-containing protein has protein sequence MRLVAVLAAVSVPSVALASPGENAPPDPANAWQYPHWPQKQPWQESGPDARVATTLAGGLPGPIDPQNWENPDHMTWEDYVKPPGTNWADPAIKGSERTFKGALVLLDYPNQDFVVTKPKGSTVFGNPSAAANGVPREQTAQFYKDFLNTPQPLNHGHTLHEYWMEDSGGRYGVDLTAFGPYRMPGKSHEYGMEMQSDEDCPAGDNCSRNIRTDGRAAWVADQGPGVPAGFDFVFFLSAGQDESSTWQEFGMMKFPTKEDVTDEFGPPDPAQRNWSGTRYVDWTSWAAGSSIWPNAGGGSSTQAESSGMGVFAHEFSHILGIGDNYNNPYGVPPRRAYTGIWEMLSRGSFNGPGGPHSRWMIPATGGASMGAQHMLRNKIKLKMVDEQNVLRLSREALASSGVVIAKVTARSVKPGAKDLSGINIELGGKGDLAPPCDETKDPFCDGREYQNYTVEVVDRMGTDSFTPDAGVLLAKTKNQDRAPFEWVIDANPQDIGMTDYVLPDGTKVPITIGDYRQLSDALFHAGTNSGSEYEYTDTANRLHFYITDVRRDRQGVLSYTVAIRSLDGAGTQKRGVRLLPTVAKPDRNGVQTCNFQLTNTGRAGTTSTQPEDVTQYVDGDVYRLTARSNGWPIALPNALATADAGQQVTVPVHTKPGTGPIAQITLTATSESDPTKSSTATCTAIKR, from the coding sequence GTGCGTTTGGTTGCTGTGCTGGCTGCTGTCTCGGTGCCGTCGGTGGCGCTGGCGTCGCCGGGTGAGAACGCTCCCCCGGATCCGGCGAACGCGTGGCAGTACCCGCATTGGCCGCAGAAGCAGCCCTGGCAGGAGTCGGGGCCCGATGCCCGGGTGGCGACGACGCTCGCCGGCGGGTTGCCGGGGCCGATCGACCCGCAGAACTGGGAGAACCCGGACCACATGACGTGGGAGGACTACGTCAAGCCGCCGGGCACCAACTGGGCCGACCCGGCAATCAAGGGGTCCGAGCGGACCTTCAAAGGCGCGCTCGTGCTGCTCGACTACCCGAACCAGGACTTCGTCGTCACCAAGCCGAAGGGCTCGACCGTCTTCGGCAACCCGAGCGCCGCGGCGAACGGCGTACCGCGCGAGCAGACCGCTCAGTTCTACAAGGACTTCCTCAACACACCGCAGCCGCTGAACCACGGTCACACGCTGCACGAGTACTGGATGGAGGACTCCGGCGGCCGGTACGGCGTCGACCTCACCGCATTCGGGCCGTACCGGATGCCGGGCAAGTCGCACGAGTACGGGATGGAGATGCAGAGCGACGAGGACTGCCCGGCGGGCGACAACTGCTCGCGGAACATCCGCACCGACGGCCGGGCGGCGTGGGTCGCCGATCAAGGTCCCGGCGTACCGGCCGGGTTCGACTTCGTGTTCTTCCTCAGTGCCGGGCAGGACGAGTCGTCCACATGGCAGGAGTTCGGGATGATGAAGTTCCCGACCAAGGAGGACGTGACCGACGAGTTCGGTCCGCCGGATCCCGCACAGCGCAACTGGTCCGGGACGCGGTACGTCGACTGGACGTCCTGGGCGGCCGGCTCGTCGATCTGGCCGAACGCCGGCGGCGGCTCGTCCACGCAGGCGGAGAGCTCCGGGATGGGCGTGTTCGCGCACGAGTTCAGCCACATCCTCGGCATCGGCGACAACTACAACAACCCGTACGGCGTCCCGCCGCGGCGCGCGTACACCGGCATCTGGGAGATGCTCAGCCGGGGCAGCTTCAACGGCCCCGGCGGACCGCACAGCCGGTGGATGATCCCGGCGACCGGTGGCGCGTCGATGGGCGCGCAACACATGCTGCGCAACAAGATCAAGCTCAAGATGGTCGACGAGCAGAACGTGCTGCGGCTGTCCCGCGAGGCGCTCGCGTCGTCCGGTGTGGTGATCGCCAAGGTCACGGCCCGCAGCGTGAAGCCGGGTGCGAAGGACCTGTCCGGGATCAACATCGAGCTCGGCGGGAAGGGTGACCTCGCGCCGCCGTGCGACGAGACGAAGGACCCGTTCTGCGACGGCCGCGAGTACCAGAACTACACGGTCGAGGTCGTCGACCGGATGGGCACCGACTCGTTCACGCCCGACGCCGGCGTACTGCTCGCGAAGACCAAGAACCAGGACCGCGCCCCGTTCGAGTGGGTGATCGACGCGAACCCGCAGGACATCGGCATGACCGACTACGTGCTGCCGGACGGCACGAAGGTCCCGATCACGATCGGCGACTACCGGCAGCTGTCCGACGCACTGTTCCACGCCGGCACGAACTCAGGCAGCGAGTACGAGTACACCGACACCGCGAACCGCCTGCACTTCTACATCACCGATGTGCGCCGCGACCGCCAGGGCGTGCTCTCCTACACCGTCGCGATCCGCTCCCTCGACGGCGCCGGCACGCAGAAGCGCGGCGTACGCCTGCTGCCGACCGTCGCCAAGCCGGACCGCAACGGCGTACAGACCTGCAACTTCCAACTGACCAACACCGGTCGTGCGGGTACGACGTCCACACAGCCCGAGGACGTCACGCAGTACGTCGACGGCGACGTGTACCGCCTGACCGCCAGGTCCAACGGCTGGCCGATCGCCCTCCCCAACGCCCTGGCCACCGCCGACGCCGGCCAGCAGGTCACCGTCCCCGTCCACACCAAGCCCGGCACCGGCCCGATCGCCCAGATCACCCTCACCGCCACCTCCGAAAGCGACCCCACCAAGTCATCCACCGCCACCTGCACCGCCATCAAGCGCTGA